A genomic window from Chrysoperla carnea chromosome 3, inChrCarn1.1, whole genome shotgun sequence includes:
- the LOC123295610 gene encoding transmembrane protein 208 yields MAPQQKGKVGTKGAKQIVAENISTLNYYRNMALGANTINLIGLCIFSNIFTWSAILLLIFSSTIYIAAFQFMKYIARTTIAENGQILDSGTDLNMEGGLAEHVKDLIILTAGCQLLALISNYFWLLWLLAPIRGFWLLWVNLLSPYFFQQAPPNEEEKNEKKQKKLERKMRRMR; encoded by the exons ATGGCA ccACAACAAAAAGGAAAAGTTGGTACTAAAGGTGCTAAGCAAATTGTTGCCGAAAATATATCCACTTTAAACTATTATCGAAATATGGCTTTAGGAGCAAACACTATTAATTTGATTGGATTATGtatattttcgaatatatttaCATGGTCTGCAATT ttacttttgatattttcatcCACTATTTACATCGCAGCTTtccaatttatgaaatatatagcaCGAACAACAATTGCagaaaatggtcaaattttggATAGTGGTACTGACTTAAATATGGAAGGAGGCTTAGCAGA GCACGTgaaagatttaataatattaacagcTGGCTGTCAATTATTAGCATTAATATCAAATTACTTTTGGCTATTATGGCTTCTTGCACCAATACGTGGTTTTTGGTTACTATGGGTGAATTTATTATCACCATATTTCTTCCAACAAGCACCACCAAACGAAGAagagaaaaatgaaaagaaacaaaagaaattagaaCGTAAAATGAGACGAATGCGTTAA
- the LOC123294540 gene encoding palmitoyltransferase ZDHHC3 — MDYEEYEYQAFRHEVDLHNRCCAGRLWCIRDICGIICVILTWFLIMYAEFVVMCVMLLPSPYPIYSIVNMIIFNMGSFLAIASHIRTMCTDPGAVPKGNATKDMIQQMGFKKGQVIFKCQKCCSIKPERAHHCSVCQRCIRKMDHHCPWVNNCVGENNQKYFVLFTFYIATISIHALFLSVNQFIMCIKHEWKECTTYSPPATVVLLLFLVFEALLFAIFTAVMLGTQLQAIWNDETGIEQLKKEEARWVKKSRWKSIQSVFGRFSLGWFSPFTRPSPKTKLESYLYSV; from the exons ATGGATTACGAGGAATATGAATATCAAGCATTTCGGCATGAAGTCGACCTGCATAATCGTTGCTGTGCAGGTCGATTGTGGTGTATTCGTGATATATGTGGTATAATTTGTGTAATATTAACATGGTTCCTTATTATGTATGCAGAGTTTGTTGTTATGTGTGTAATGCTTTTACCGAGCCCATATCCCATTTATAGCATCGttaatatgatcatttttaatatgGGCTCATTCTTGGCGATTGCTTCACATATACGTACCATGTGTACAGATCCg ggggcTGTACCGAAAGGCAATGCTACAAAAGATATGATTCAACAAATGGGCTTTAAGAAGGGTCAAGTGATATTTAAATGTCAGAAATGTTGTAGTATCAAACCGGAAAGAGCTCATCATTGCTCAGTTTGCCAGCG ttgTATACGTAAAATGGACCATCACTGTCCTTGGGTGAATAATTGTGTGGGcgaaaacaatcaaaaatatttcgttcTTTTCACG TTTTACATTGCAACAATATCAATTCATGCATTATTTTTATCCGTAAATCAATTTATCATGTGCATCAAACATGAATGGAAAGAATGTACAACATATTCACCACCTGCAACAGTTGTGTTACTCttatttttggtatttgaagCATTATTATTTGCAATATTCACAGCAGTAATGTTAGGTACACAATTACAAGCAATATGGAATGATGAAACTGGtattgaacaattaaaaaaagaggAAGCAAGATGGGTGAAAAAATCACGTTGGAAAAGTATACAATCTGTATTTGGTCGTTTTTCACTAGGATGGTTTTCACCATTTACGCGACCATCACCTAAAACTAAACTTGAAAGTTATTTGTATTCggtgtaa